Part of the Nitrospirota bacterium genome is shown below.
GGGAATGGTTTTGCCTGTGATCAGTTCACCCGCCGTCAAGGGGCTAACAAGAATCTGTTCCAGGGTTCCGATTTCCCGCTCGCGCACAATGGCGAGCGAAGTCAAGAGAAGGCAGACCAGCAGGATGATAATCCCCACAACCGCCGGCACATAATAATTCCGGCTGACGAGAGAAGGATTATACCACGCCCGCTCCCGCAAATCGATCGTCAACGGCCTCTCTACGACCCCAAACCGGTTTCCATAGTTCTGCACAATCCGCTCGGCATACGAACGGGCAACCATCGCTGTGTTGGAGTTGGTTCCATCAAATAAAAGCTGGATCTCCGCTCCACTTCTCTCCTCCAGCCGCTTTGTAAAATCAACGGGGATTTCTACGCCCATCATCGCGTCTCCGTAGTCCAGCGCCTTAACGATATCAGAAGGTTTGTCGGATCGCCCAACCACCTTGAAAAAGCCTGAAACGGTCAAGGCCTCAACGACCTCTCTTGAAAACCGGCTCGGGTCGTGATCCACAACAAAAACCGGCGTATTTCGAATATCGGTCGAAACCGCATAACCGAAAATAACCAGTTGAATGATCGGCGCTACGAAAATCAGCCGGGCTAAACGGGGATCCCTGAAAATCTGCCGGAACTCCTTCCAGACCAATTGCCATACCCGATCAAACTTATTTGAAATGCCCATTAAAGTTCCTTCTTAAAAAATCGGATGGCCAGGAGAATCCCCAATAAAGCAAAAACGACCATGAGAAATCCCTGGAGCCGGAGCACCTCCAGGCCAACCCCCTTGAGGAAAATTCCCCGGGTGACCACCAAAAAATAACGGGCTGGAATGAAGTAGGTAATCATCTGAAGCGCCTTCGGCATTACATTAATGGCATACATGAATCCGGAAAGAAGAAAAGCCGGGAGAAACGTGAGCACCATGGCTAATTGCGTCGCCAGCAGTTGGGACCGTGCCACGGCGGAAATAAACATTCCCAAACCCAGAGCCCCTGTCAAAAAACAAAGGGTTAAAACCATGAATAAAAGAGAATTTCCACGAAACGGGACCTCAAAGAGAAAGACACCCAAAACCGTACAGAGAAGGACATCGACCAAACCGATTAATAGATACGGAAGAAGTTTTCCCAGCACGACCTCTGCCCGCGAGACAGGGGTAGCGGCCAGCTGTTCCATGGTTCCCCTTTCCCATTCCCGGGCAATGGTGAGCGAGGTCAACATCGCCGCGATAATCATCATAATCACAGCAACCAGTCCGGGCACAATCATGTTCCTGCTAAGGAGCTCTTCGTTGTACCAGATCCGGCTTTCCGTTATGATGAGGGGTTGAAAGGTCGTTCCTTGCGCTTCGAAATTTGGAGAAAAGGCCCTTACAATCGCCTGGGTATAAGCGAGAACAACCGTCGCCGTATTGGCATCGCTTCCGTCGACCAGGGCCTGAAGTTTAGCGCCCTCTCCCGTCCCGAATTTTTCCTCAAAATCAGGAGGAATAATAAGGACGATCGCAACCTGGCCGCGGTCTAATAAAGAGGAGACTTCAGATTCCCGGCTGAGAGTCCTGACAATTGAAAAATACCCGGAGGATTGAAAAGAATCCAAAAGCTCCCGGCTGAGCGCAGAATGGTCTTGATCCAGGACCGCCGTCCGAACGTCTTTAATATCCCAGCTAATCGCATATCCAAATAAAATTAAAAGAAATACCGGTAGAAGAAAGGCAAGAATCAGGCTCCTTTTGTCTCTGCGAAGCTGGAGGATCTCTTTACGCGTAATGGCCAACAAACGGGTCATATTCAACATTTCAAAGCTCCATCAACCCAGACGGGCGCCCCCTTCTTTTTGAACGAGACAGACAAAAACATCTTCCAAAGAGGGGGTTATTTTCTCCATTTGATTCACCGTGATCCCATGGGCAGAAAGCTGAAGGGGGATTGAATCGATCACCCGGGAGGGGTCTTCAACCGTCACATGAAGAGCTCGTCCAAAAAGAGCCGCCTCCTTAATCCCGGGGGACCCCTGGAGGAGTTTTACAGCCCCCAGGTCATCGCCCGTTCGTAATTCGAAAATCTGTCCGCTCATACCGGCCCGAAGTTGATCGGGCGATCCCAAGGCAATCAGTTTTCCCCGGTTCATCAGGGCAAGCCGGTGGCAATATTCAGCCTCTTCCAGGTAATGGGTGCTGACCAGGGTCGTGGTTCCCTCCCCGGCGAGGAGATCAATCAGGTCCCAGAACCGTCGTCGCGAAACGGGGTCTACGCCGGAGGTTGGCTCGTCAAGAAAAAGGATTTTCGGTTCGTGTAAGACGGCGCAACCGAGAGCCAAACGTTGTTTCCAGCCGAGGGGAAGGTCCCGGGTCATCCGATTCCGATGTTCGGTCAGACCGGCCATTTCCAGCACCCAATCGCGTCTTGCCGATCGGTTTTCTCTGGCCACTCCGTTTAATCCTGAGAAAAACGCGATATTTTCTTCTACCGTGAGGTCGCCATACAACGAAAAAAGCTGGGACATATAGCCGATGCTCCGTTTAATGGCTTCCGTTTCTTTACCCAGGGTAAATCCAGAAACGCTGCCGGTTCCACGGGTGGGATGCAGAAGACCTGTCAGCATCTTTATGATCGTGGTCTTCCCGGCGCCATTGGGACCCAGGAAACCGAAAATCTCCCCGGTTCGAACGTGAAAGGTCACGTTGTCGACAGCCGTGAAACTTCCAAAGAGTTTCGTTAATCCTTCAACCGACACAGATTTATTTTCTAACTCAGGCATTTTTCTTCTTCATTTTTTCAACATGATCGATAAAAACATCCTCCATGGTCGGAACCGAAACCCGTTGATCCAGAATTGGAATGCCCGCCTGGCGGAGGACGGCTTCTATTTCCGGGCCGCTTTCCTCAAAAGATTTGACTGTGATATGGAGCCGTTCCCCAAAAATAGCCACACGCCTCGCCTGCGGGAGTTTTTCGATAATAGTCCGGGCCTCCCGCACATTTTCCACTTTCAACTTAATCACTTCCCCTTCCAAACCTTTCTGCATCGCCTCGGGCGAATCCATCGTCAGTATCCGCCCCTCCTGTAAAAGGACAACCCGGTCGAAACGTTCCGCTTCATCCATATAGGCGGTGCTGATAATGGCTGTTACCCCCCCGGCAACCATGTCATGAACGAACAGCCAGAGATCTCTTCTCGAAATCGGGTCTACGCCAAAGGTCGGCTCGTCCAGCAAAAGGAGTTTCGGCTGGTGAATCAGCGCGCACGAGAGCCCCAGCTTTTGTTTCATTCCGCCAGAAAGTTGTCCCGCAAGACGGTCTTTAAACGGTTTCAGATTTGAAAAAGAAAAGAGCCTCTCCATCCGCGCGCCGCGCTCGGCCCTGGAAACCTGATAGAGGTCAGCATAAAAGATCAGGTTTTCCAAAACGGTCAGATCGTGATAAAGACCAAACCGTTGAGACATGTAGGCAATCTCGTGTTTGACCCTTTCGGAGTCATGGACGACGCTAAAACCACCGATCATGGCATCCCCCGAGGTGGGTCTTAAAACTCCCGCCAGCATCCTCAAAGTGGTTGTCTTTCCCGCTCCATCCGGTCCAACAAGGCCGAATAGCTCTCCCTGATTGACGTTAAAGGTCAGATGATCCACCGCGACATTGCTTTCGAAGTTGCGCGAAAGCTGATCGATTTGGACGAAGGGTTTATCCTGCATCATGCCCATTCAGGTGAACATCAACAGGCAAGCCCGGTTTCAGTTCAAAGGCAGGATCATTTTTAATGCGTACCTTTACGGCGTAAACCAATTTGACCCGCTCTTCAACGGTTTGAACCGTCTTGGGGGTAAACTCAGCTTCCGAGGAAATATAAGTCACCTCTCCCTGATACCTTTTCTTCGGGAAGGTGTCTGCGGAGAGGGTAACCGGCTGACCGATTTTAACGATTCCCATCCGATATTCAGGAATATAAATTTTCGCCCAACGGTCGTCGGGATTCATTAAAGTGATAATGGGCGATCCAGCCGGAACGATTTCACCCGATTCATGGTGGCGAACGGTCACCAACCCGTCAAAGGGGGCAACAATCACCATATTGGCCAACACCGCCTCAGCCAGGCTTACCGCCGCTTCAGCCTGTTTTAACTGCGCCTTTTGAGCTTCAATTTTTTCCTTTCGAGGACCCGATTCCAACATTTTCAGCTGTTCCCCAGCCTGCGCATTCTGGCTCTTCGCCAAATCGAGCGCAAATTTTGCCTTATCGAAAGCCTCCTGGCTAATTGCTCCCCCGTCGAAAAGCTGTTTGGCCCGGTCAAAATCTCTTTGAGCATCTTTGACTTTATCCAAAGAGGCTGAAAATCCCGACCTTCCCTGGGAAACTTCTTCCCGTCGAAAACCCCTTTCAAGCTCCCGAAGCATTGCGCGGGCGCCGGCAACCTGGGCAACGGCCTGTTGGCGGCGGGCTTCGGCCTCGGTCCGGTCGAGATACCCCAGCTCCATCCCTTTTTTTACCGTTTCCCCCTCTTTGACAGTAAGGGTTTCAATCCGGCCCGGCACCTGAAACCCGAGCTTTGCGTCAGTCGCTTCCACAACCCCTGATACCACCAGTTCATTGGGTCCCAGGCCTTGCCGCTTAATAAAATATCCAACCGCCAGCCCGATAAGAAGAACACCCGGCACCAGGAGGATCATTCTCTTTTTTTTGTTCATGGCAAGTCCTTTACGGTTTCAGTCAACCAGCGAAGATTAAGATGTCCTGTCACATGTCTCAATTCCACATAGGCTGAAATTTCACTATAACGTGTTTCGATCAGATTATTACGCGCGACCAGAAGATCAGTCTCTGCGTTGAGGTAATCTGTTTCTGTCACAGAACCCGTTTCCAACTGCAATTTTTCAATTCGAGCCACCTCTTCCAATCGCTCTACCGAAGTCTCCAGGCTTTCCACCCGGGCATGGGCTTCTTCGATGGCAGAAACGGCCCGGTCGATCTCCTGTTGGGTCTGAATTTCTGCCAGCCTGAGCCGCTCTAAGGCATTTTGTTTCACCGCTTCGGCCCTGGCCATTTCCAGCCGGATGGCTCCACCGTTAAAGAGAACATAAGACAATTGCGCTCCTGCCTGCCATTCCACCGCTTTTTCGCTTTGACTGCTCCCAAAATATAAATAGTTGCCGACGAGATTAAGGTCCGGCCAACGCCCTCCCCTCGCCGCTCCCAAACCAGCGTCAGCAATTTCTATTTTATGCCTCTGCTTTACCGACAGACTCGACTGTCCCCCCTCTTTTTTTAAATTTTCTTGAGGATCAAGAAACGGGTTTGAAAGCCCGACCGGAACCAATTTTGAATATTTTATTTCTTCAAGTGAAACATTAAGAAGATGGCTTAACTCCTTATTAGATAGATTTAATTTCTCTATGTTTTTAACCTGATCGGCCTGAGCATTTGCTATGGAGGCCTGAACTTTAAGGATATCCACCCGGGGCGAACGGCCAGCTTTGTAAAACTGCTGAACCCGGGAAAGTTCCGCTTTAAGTGCGTTTATCCGTTGGTTGTGGCCTTCAAGAATTTTCTGATTGGTCAGGATGGCCAGGTAGGTTGAAACCACCCGCGCGATGACGTCCTGGATTACGACGCTAAGATCGGTATCGGCAGAATCCAACTGGGCGCGGGCCTGTTGAACCCTTGCATTGCGTACCCCGCCATCAAAGAGCAAATAGTTAACCATTAAACCTCCCTGATACAGCGTTTGATCAAACTGCGGAACCTGGGAAAGGCCAAAACTGTGCAGAGGGGTCACGATCATCGGCTTTTCAAACTGCGTGGCTGAAGCGTTTAACTTGACCAGAGGCAGATACGTTGCCGAGTTTATCCCCAGCGTTGCTTCTGCTTCTTGATGGCTGGCTCTCGACGCCCGGATAGCGGGATATTCTTCTAACGCCCGACTCACCGCCTTCGAAAGAGTCAGGGAGGAATCGGCGCCTTCGGGAAACGCCGTTTTAGAAACACTTAAAAAAAAGATCAGGATGATCAAGAGGGAACAAGAATACTTCATTCGAACTCACAGGTTGCTTTAGATGGGCTCTTCTATGAAACGCTCATTTCGGAAGCTCCCCTTTCCGCAATGCGGTATAACTGTCTTGCCGAATTTTATCGATCATATCCTGAATAACTTTGTCCCCAAAATGATACTTTTTTAAAACCCGCGAAAAAATTTCAATCGAGGTTTCGAACTCCTCCGGAATAACTTCGTCGGCGCCCAGCACCTTCAGGTCATCAACCTCGGCAACATATTTTGTCCTGACGATAATATAAATCTCCCGGTTCTCAAGCCTCGCGGTTGAAACAATCCGCCGTGTAGAAGCAGGATCTGATATGGCCACGACAAGAAGCCTGGCTTTCTCGATCCCCAGCTTATGGAGAATCTCTTGACTCGTCCCATCGCCATAATAGATCGGCTCTCCCTTGTGTTTCTTTTCTCTCACAGTATCGCTGTTCATTTCAAGGATCACATAAGGAATCTCAGACTCTTTCAAAACCCGGGCAAGGTTCCTTCCATTAAGCCCGAATCCGATAATAATGACATGGCCCTCTTTTTTTCGCGGAAAACGGTCATCTTTAGGAATTTTCTTCAGCCGGGTAAGACCCCTCAAAACAGGCCGTGACGCGATCCAACCGGAGACGGAAGGTGCCACGGTCATGATAAAGGGGGTTGCGATCATAGTTACCACCGAAGAGGAGAGAAATAACTGGTAAAACTCCTCTGAGATGATGCCTAATTCCTTTCCGGCTATGGCAAGAACAAATGAAAATTCTCCAATTTGGAAAATGCCGAGGGCAGAGTGCATCGAAGTCCTCAAAGGGGTTCCAATCATTAACGCAGAGGCGGTACCGGTTACGAACTTAAGCAGAAAAATCGAAATAACCGTAATAATAATTTGCGAAAGATTGTGGGTCATGTAGCCGAAATCCATTAACATTCCGACCGATACAAAAAATAAACCGATAAAGCTGTTTTTAAACGGAAGGATATCTGCCGTAGCCTGATGGGCGTATTCTGACTCTGAAATGGCAAGCCCGGCCAGAAACGCTCCAAGCGAAAGCGAAAGTCCAAAACTTGAAGTCAAAAGAGGAATACCGAGACAGAGCAGGATAATCATCGTCATGAAGAGTTCCCGGCTTCCGGAAGAGACAACGTGATGGAGCAACTTTGGAACAACCCATTTGGCTGAAAAAAGGATGATCCCGATGATCATCATCGCCTTTCCCAATTTCAATAACAGGTTGGTATAATTGACTTCCTCTCCTGAGAGAACCGGCGTAAGGAGCATGAGAGG
Proteins encoded:
- a CDS encoding ABC transporter permease, producing the protein MGISNKFDRVWQLVWKEFRQIFRDPRLARLIFVAPIIQLVIFGYAVSTDIRNTPVFVVDHDPSRFSREVVEALTVSGFFKVVGRSDKPSDIVKALDYGDAMMGVEIPVDFTKRLEERSGAEIQLLFDGTNSNTAMVARSYAERIVQNYGNRFGVVERPLTIDLRERAWYNPSLVSRNYYVPAVVGIIILLVCLLLTSLAIVREREIGTLEQILVSPLTAGELITGKTIPFAIISLADMTLVTAVALLWFRIPFEGNFFNLFFASILYILPALGIGLFISTISNTQQEAFMTSFLFFQPAVLLSGFMFPVSSMPDFFRWLTLLNPVRHYLEIVRGIFLKGTGLLELWPQYTILLIMGVATLWFSALRFKKKAV
- a CDS encoding ABC transporter permease, with the translated sequence MNMTRLLAITRKEILQLRRDKRSLILAFLLPVFLLILFGYAISWDIKDVRTAVLDQDHSALSRELLDSFQSSGYFSIVRTLSRESEVSSLLDRGQVAIVLIIPPDFEEKFGTGEGAKLQALVDGSDANTATVVLAYTQAIVRAFSPNFEAQGTTFQPLIITESRIWYNEELLSRNMIVPGLVAVIMMIIAAMLTSLTIAREWERGTMEQLAATPVSRAEVVLGKLLPYLLIGLVDVLLCTVLGVFLFEVPFRGNSLLFMVLTLCFLTGALGLGMFISAVARSQLLATQLAMVLTFLPAFLLSGFMYAINVMPKALQMITYFIPARYFLVVTRGIFLKGVGLEVLRLQGFLMVVFALLGILLAIRFFKKEL
- a CDS encoding ABC transporter ATP-binding protein; translation: MPELENKSVSVEGLTKLFGSFTAVDNVTFHVRTGEIFGFLGPNGAGKTTIIKMLTGLLHPTRGTGSVSGFTLGKETEAIKRSIGYMSQLFSLYGDLTVEENIAFFSGLNGVARENRSARRDWVLEMAGLTEHRNRMTRDLPLGWKQRLALGCAVLHEPKILFLDEPTSGVDPVSRRRFWDLIDLLAGEGTTTLVSTHYLEEAEYCHRLALMNRGKLIALGSPDQLRAGMSGQIFELRTGDDLGAVKLLQGSPGIKEAALFGRALHVTVEDPSRVIDSIPLQLSAHGITVNQMEKITPSLEDVFVCLVQKEGGARLG
- a CDS encoding ABC transporter ATP-binding protein, which produces MMQDKPFVQIDQLSRNFESNVAVDHLTFNVNQGELFGLVGPDGAGKTTTLRMLAGVLRPTSGDAMIGGFSVVHDSERVKHEIAYMSQRFGLYHDLTVLENLIFYADLYQVSRAERGARMERLFSFSNLKPFKDRLAGQLSGGMKQKLGLSCALIHQPKLLLLDEPTFGVDPISRRDLWLFVHDMVAGGVTAIISTAYMDEAERFDRVVLLQEGRILTMDSPEAMQKGLEGEVIKLKVENVREARTIIEKLPQARRVAIFGERLHITVKSFEESGPEIEAVLRQAGIPILDQRVSVPTMEDVFIDHVEKMKKKNA
- a CDS encoding efflux RND transporter periplasmic adaptor subunit, encoding MNKKKRMILLVPGVLLIGLAVGYFIKRQGLGPNELVVSGVVEATDAKLGFQVPGRIETLTVKEGETVKKGMELGYLDRTEAEARRQQAVAQVAGARAMLRELERGFRREEVSQGRSGFSASLDKVKDAQRDFDRAKQLFDGGAISQEAFDKAKFALDLAKSQNAQAGEQLKMLESGPRKEKIEAQKAQLKQAEAAVSLAEAVLANMVIVAPFDGLVTVRHHESGEIVPAGSPIITLMNPDDRWAKIYIPEYRMGIVKIGQPVTLSADTFPKKRYQGEVTYISSEAEFTPKTVQTVEERVKLVYAVKVRIKNDPAFELKPGLPVDVHLNGHDAG
- a CDS encoding TolC family protein; the encoded protein is MKYSCSLLIILIFFLSVSKTAFPEGADSSLTLSKAVSRALEEYPAIRASRASHQEAEATLGINSATYLPLVKLNASATQFEKPMIVTPLHSFGLSQVPQFDQTLYQGGLMVNYLLFDGGVRNARVQQARAQLDSADTDLSVVIQDVIARVVSTYLAILTNQKILEGHNQRINALKAELSRVQQFYKAGRSPRVDILKVQASIANAQADQVKNIEKLNLSNKELSHLLNVSLEEIKYSKLVPVGLSNPFLDPQENLKKEGGQSSLSVKQRHKIEIADAGLGAARGGRWPDLNLVGNYLYFGSSQSEKAVEWQAGAQLSYVLFNGGAIRLEMARAEAVKQNALERLRLAEIQTQQEIDRAVSAIEEAHARVESLETSVERLEEVARIEKLQLETGSVTETDYLNAETDLLVARNNLIETRYSEISAYVELRHVTGHLNLRWLTETVKDLP
- a CDS encoding cation:proton antiporter, which translates into the protein MKKAVIVGGGAQVFLTITLSAAIAYWATGNIYQSIFLGFIIALSSTAIVLKMLSEKGAMDSPHGRIMTGILIFQDLCVVPLMLLTPVLSGEEVNYTNLLLKLGKAMMIIGIILFSAKWVVPKLLHHVVSSGSRELFMTMIILLCLGIPLLTSSFGLSLSLGAFLAGLAISESEYAHQATADILPFKNSFIGLFFVSVGMLMDFGYMTHNLSQIIITVISIFLLKFVTGTASALMIGTPLRTSMHSALGIFQIGEFSFVLAIAGKELGIISEEFYQLFLSSSVVTMIATPFIMTVAPSVSGWIASRPVLRGLTRLKKIPKDDRFPRKKEGHVIIIGFGLNGRNLARVLKESEIPYVILEMNSDTVREKKHKGEPIYYGDGTSQEILHKLGIEKARLLVVAISDPASTRRIVSTARLENREIYIIVRTKYVAEVDDLKVLGADEVIPEEFETSIEIFSRVLKKYHFGDKVIQDMIDKIRQDSYTALRKGELPK